The Paraburkholderia fungorum genome window below encodes:
- a CDS encoding RidA family protein: MSNSSIAFHMIAGGPTPVAPFSHATEADGFVFVTGQMPDSPGAPGVLPEGIEAQTANVMANLQTVLAGLGLDFGDVLVARAYLTRFSEDYAAFNAAYQRYFAPGRLPARTCVGVTGLAYDALVEIDFIARRRVDAT; encoded by the coding sequence ATGTCCAATTCATCTATTGCTTTTCATATGATCGCCGGTGGTCCCACGCCGGTTGCGCCGTTCAGCCACGCGACGGAAGCCGACGGTTTTGTGTTCGTGACGGGGCAGATGCCCGACAGTCCCGGCGCGCCGGGCGTGTTGCCCGAAGGGATCGAAGCCCAGACGGCCAATGTCATGGCCAACCTGCAGACCGTTCTCGCGGGACTCGGCCTCGATTTCGGCGACGTCTTGGTCGCGCGGGCTTATCTCACGCGTTTCAGCGAAGACTATGCCGCCTTCAATGCGGCATATCAACGCTATTTCGCGCCGGGCCGACTGCCCGCGCGTACCTGCGTCGGCGTAACTGGCCTGGCTTACGACGCTCTCGTCGAAATCGACTTTATCGCCCGCCGTCGTGTGGACGCCACTTGA
- a CDS encoding acetamidase/formamidase family protein, producing the protein MARLGLATTATTRNRHGLRGTLKTQTSIGGYEFTLVTSIAQTIELNAHACDSLFVMLNLEGVAGLQTDRGTLSLAVHDLVYLPSRERVSVSFETDFRAFVVRVPRAAAGARLLAPASVRFGRIAGDSGIGHVFAGFLTSIAGSLDTLSMSELRPLELALAEFLLASHSSHQGDESLRALTPAQSAIFVRVCRQIDSRLGASDLSLATIAREERVSVRYLQKLFETVGQNFSSYIRLRRLERCRAELVDPLYEKMSISNICFRWGFNDPAHFSRAFREQYQMTPRAFRHEASLELARNLVRKVSRGSPLNAQSVLTPHARSAEVLPEAVTSGAPYADDETGAPDAARPRTRSASARGRPRHHLLRVNANTVHWGYFSHDLKPVLEVDSGDTVTIETLTQHAADDWSRMIAGDPGAESVFHWTADRKNVNRRGAGPIDASIYGRGAGEGFGVHICTGPIAVRGAEPGDVLEVRILDVYPRRCANPHFAGKVFGSNAAAWWGFHYRELLTEPKPREVVTIYELDEEDRSRTFARAVYNYRWVPQRDPFGVMHETIDYPGVPVDHATVNKQFGILKDVRIPVRPHFGLIAVAPQQNGLIDSIPPSAFGGNLDNWRVARGASVFLPVGVAGALLSVGDPHASQGDSELCGTAIECSLTGDFQLILHKKDALEGKPYADLSFPLVETADEWVLHGFSHENYLAEFGAQAQSKVYEKSTLDQAMRDAFIKTRRFLMTTKGLTEDEAISLISVAIDFGVTQVVDGNWGVHAIVRKELFE; encoded by the coding sequence TTGGCGCGCCTCGGCCTCGCGACGACGGCGACGACGCGCAACCGGCATGGTCTGCGTGGCACGCTGAAAACGCAGACTTCGATTGGCGGCTACGAGTTCACGCTCGTGACGTCCATTGCGCAAACCATCGAACTGAACGCGCATGCATGCGACAGTCTCTTTGTGATGCTCAATCTCGAAGGCGTAGCAGGGTTGCAGACGGATCGCGGCACGCTGTCGCTTGCGGTTCACGATCTCGTCTATCTGCCGTCGCGCGAACGTGTGTCGGTCAGCTTCGAGACAGATTTTCGCGCGTTCGTCGTGCGGGTGCCGCGTGCGGCGGCCGGCGCTCGCCTGCTCGCGCCCGCATCGGTGCGATTCGGACGCATCGCGGGCGACAGCGGGATCGGGCATGTCTTCGCTGGCTTTCTCACATCGATCGCCGGGAGTTTAGATACGCTTTCCATGAGCGAATTGCGTCCGCTCGAACTCGCGCTCGCGGAGTTTCTGCTGGCGAGTCATTCTTCGCATCAGGGCGATGAAAGTTTGCGTGCGCTGACGCCCGCGCAATCGGCAATCTTCGTACGCGTCTGTCGACAGATCGATTCGCGTCTCGGCGCATCCGATCTCAGCCTGGCGACGATCGCGCGCGAAGAGCGCGTGTCCGTGCGCTACCTGCAGAAACTGTTCGAGACCGTGGGGCAAAACTTTTCTTCCTATATCCGGCTGCGACGACTCGAGCGCTGCCGGGCGGAACTGGTGGATCCGCTGTACGAAAAGATGTCGATCTCCAACATCTGCTTTCGCTGGGGGTTCAACGATCCCGCGCATTTCAGCCGTGCATTCCGCGAGCAGTATCAGATGACACCGCGCGCGTTCCGCCATGAAGCAAGCCTCGAACTCGCGCGCAATCTCGTCCGCAAGGTATCGCGTGGATCGCCGCTCAATGCGCAAAGCGTGCTGACGCCTCATGCGCGTAGCGCGGAGGTTCTGCCCGAAGCGGTGACGTCCGGCGCGCCGTATGCCGACGACGAAACCGGTGCGCCCGACGCTGCGCGACCCCGCACGCGCAGCGCATCGGCGCGTGGACGGCCACGTCATCACCTGCTACGCGTCAACGCGAATACCGTGCACTGGGGCTACTTTTCGCACGATCTGAAACCCGTGCTGGAAGTGGACAGTGGTGACACGGTGACGATCGAAACACTCACACAACATGCAGCGGACGACTGGTCGCGGATGATTGCCGGCGATCCGGGTGCGGAGAGCGTCTTTCACTGGACCGCCGATCGCAAGAATGTCAATCGCCGCGGTGCCGGTCCGATCGACGCATCGATCTACGGACGCGGCGCGGGCGAAGGTTTCGGCGTGCATATCTGCACCGGCCCGATAGCCGTGCGGGGCGCAGAACCGGGCGATGTGCTCGAAGTCCGCATTCTCGACGTGTATCCGCGGCGCTGTGCGAATCCACATTTCGCGGGCAAGGTGTTCGGTAGCAACGCCGCAGCGTGGTGGGGCTTTCACTATCGGGAACTGTTGACGGAACCGAAGCCTCGTGAGGTCGTCACGATCTACGAACTCGACGAGGAGGACCGTTCACGCACTTTCGCACGTGCGGTCTATAACTACCGCTGGGTGCCGCAGCGCGATCCGTTCGGTGTCATGCACGAGACGATCGACTACCCGGGCGTGCCCGTCGATCACGCGACGGTGAACAAACAGTTTGGCATTCTGAAGGACGTGCGCATTCCAGTGCGCCCGCATTTCGGGCTGATCGCGGTCGCGCCGCAGCAGAATGGACTGATCGATTCGATTCCGCCATCGGCGTTCGGCGGCAACCTGGACAACTGGCGCGTGGCGCGCGGGGCAAGCGTGTTTCTGCCGGTGGGCGTGGCGGGCGCGCTGCTATCGGTCGGCGATCCGCACGCGTCGCAAGGCGATTCGGAGTTATGTGGAACAGCCATCGAATGCTCGTTGACTGGCGACTTCCAGCTGATTCTTCACAAAAAGGATGCACTCGAAGGTAAGCCGTATGCAGATCTCTCCTTCCCGCTTGTCGAAACGGCCGACGAGTGGGTGCTGCACGGATTCAGCCACGAGAACTACCTCGCGGAGTTCGGGGCGCAGGCCCAAAGCAAGGTCTACGAAAAGTCGACGCTCGATCAGGCGATGCGCGACGCGTTCATCAAGACGCGCCGCTTTCTGATGACCACCAAAGGCCTTACCGAAGACGAAGCGATCTCGCTGATTTCGGTGGCCATCGACTTCGGCGTCACGCAGGTGGTGGACGGCAACTGGGGAGTGCATGCAATCGTGCGCAAGGAGCTTTTCGAATAG
- a CDS encoding amino acid ABC transporter permease/ATP-binding protein has protein sequence MELFLHYLTMPYLLKGIGFTISVTLLGLAGGLVVGLVLAAMQLSRVGPLAAVARAYTVIFRGTPLILQLVFAYDALPHIGLKLSAIGAAGLALAANEGPFIAEILRAGVLGVERGQVLAGQALGMGPLVLMRRIIAPQAIRSIVPALGNESVSALKNSSLASVIAVDELTLRSTQLASSTFDFFSIFFSSGLMYLVLTGLIAALQLAAERALDLDRSAAASPARGGRSRWSPWRRGAVVPVSGAPEPAATQAEIAATLDTLEPPPRHLVRSEEDRAARYESFATQRAAVQVTGLAKRYGAQTVLAGFDLSVRAGEVVVVLGPSGSGKSTLLRCINHLESWDEGRIRIDDKRIGYRVDGNPMTPGELAAERASAGVGMVFQHFNLFAHLSALENVAGPLRWVHGVAPAEAERRARELLARVGLSHRAEALPRHLSGGQQQRVAIARALAPNPRVLLLDEPTSALDPELVGEVLDVIQRLAVEDGLTMIISTHQLRFADQVADRVVFMSGGKVVEEGPAHTMLTAPKHPLTRRFLSVMGADNRLELAS, from the coding sequence ATGGAACTCTTCCTGCATTACCTGACCATGCCCTATCTGCTGAAGGGTATTGGTTTCACGATTTCGGTGACGTTATTGGGACTGGCCGGCGGCCTCGTGGTCGGGCTGGTGCTCGCGGCGATGCAGTTGTCGCGCGTCGGCCCGCTCGCCGCCGTCGCGCGCGCCTACACGGTGATCTTTCGCGGCACCCCGCTGATCCTGCAACTCGTGTTCGCATACGACGCGCTGCCGCACATCGGGCTGAAGCTGTCGGCGATCGGCGCGGCGGGTCTCGCGCTGGCTGCGAACGAAGGGCCGTTCATCGCCGAAATCCTGCGGGCGGGCGTACTCGGTGTGGAGCGTGGCCAGGTGCTCGCGGGTCAGGCGCTCGGCATGGGTCCGCTCGTGCTGATGCGCCGGATCATCGCCCCGCAGGCAATCCGTTCGATCGTGCCCGCACTCGGCAACGAGTCGGTGAGCGCGCTGAAGAATTCGTCACTGGCGTCAGTGATCGCGGTCGACGAACTGACGCTGCGCAGCACACAACTCGCATCGTCGACTTTCGATTTCTTCTCGATCTTCTTCTCGTCCGGGCTGATGTATCTGGTGCTGACCGGCCTGATCGCGGCACTGCAGCTCGCCGCCGAGCGGGCGCTCGATCTCGATCGCAGTGCTGCGGCCAGTCCGGCTCGCGGTGGTCGCTCGCGCTGGTCGCCGTGGCGGCGCGGCGCAGTCGTGCCGGTGAGCGGCGCACCGGAGCCGGCTGCCACACAGGCTGAGATCGCCGCGACGCTCGACACGCTCGAGCCGCCGCCACGGCATCTCGTGCGCAGCGAAGAAGATCGCGCGGCGCGCTACGAGTCGTTCGCGACGCAACGCGCGGCAGTACAGGTGACGGGCCTTGCGAAACGCTACGGCGCGCAAACCGTGCTCGCCGGTTTCGATCTGTCGGTGCGTGCGGGCGAAGTGGTCGTCGTGCTGGGTCCGAGTGGCTCGGGCAAAAGTACGCTGCTGCGCTGTATCAACCATCTCGAGTCATGGGACGAAGGCAGGATTCGCATCGACGACAAGCGCATCGGTTATCGCGTCGACGGCAATCCGATGACTCCAGGCGAGCTTGCCGCCGAACGCGCGAGCGCGGGTGTCGGCATGGTGTTCCAGCATTTCAACCTGTTCGCGCATCTGAGCGCGCTGGAGAACGTCGCGGGACCGCTGCGCTGGGTGCATGGCGTCGCGCCCGCCGAAGCGGAACGCCGCGCACGCGAACTGCTGGCGCGCGTCGGTTTGAGCCATCGCGCGGAGGCATTGCCTCGCCATCTGTCGGGCGGGCAGCAGCAGCGTGTCGCGATTGCGCGCGCGCTCGCACCGAACCCGCGCGTGCTGTTACTCGACGAACCGACGTCCGCGCTCGATCCCGAACTGGTCGGCGAAGTGCTCGACGTGATACAGCGGCTCGCGGTCGAAGACGGCCTGACGATGATCATCTCCACGCATCAACTGCGCTTCGCCGATCAGGTCGCCGATCGCGTCGTCTTCATGAGCGGCGGCAAGGTGGTCGAAGAAGGCCCCGCGCACACGATGCTCACAGCACCGAAGCACCCGTTGACGCGGCGATTCCTGTCGGTGATGGGCGCCGACAATCGACTCGAACTCGCGTCATAG
- a CDS encoding ABC transporter substrate-binding protein, whose protein sequence is MLTTIIATMRRWRELAAAAACLLAIVLPEHAHAASAAVPAECKALQAKYPQFKGKTLTNAINPHTPGYEALDPNDPSKYVGFDIDLGETIGSCLGFTMAYKPVTFAALLTTLQSGQADIVISDIYATEDRAKAADFITYSKVFDGVLVAKGNPKKISGINASLCGTTAAENTGYVEVPLIQALAPSCKAQGKPEATVQLYDNNANCIQAILAGRADTYINDVNTVDQAVKAYPDKLEKATAVTLPYFVGIGVPKDKPEFRAAVMAALVAIQKAGTEKELLKKWSLGVENEATPQLIVSK, encoded by the coding sequence ATGCTGACCACGATCATCGCAACAATGCGCCGGTGGCGCGAACTGGCCGCCGCTGCGGCGTGCCTGCTGGCCATCGTCTTGCCGGAACACGCGCATGCAGCCTCAGCTGCCGTACCCGCCGAATGCAAAGCGCTGCAGGCGAAATATCCGCAGTTCAAGGGCAAGACGCTGACCAATGCGATCAACCCGCACACGCCCGGCTACGAAGCGCTGGACCCGAACGATCCGAGCAAATACGTCGGTTTCGATATCGACCTCGGTGAAACGATCGGCTCGTGCCTCGGCTTTACGATGGCGTACAAGCCGGTGACTTTCGCCGCGCTGCTCACGACGCTGCAAAGCGGGCAAGCCGACATCGTGATCTCCGATATCTATGCAACCGAAGACCGCGCGAAGGCCGCCGACTTCATCACCTACTCGAAGGTGTTCGACGGCGTGCTCGTCGCAAAGGGCAACCCGAAGAAGATCAGCGGGATCAATGCATCGCTGTGCGGCACAACGGCAGCCGAAAACACCGGCTACGTGGAGGTGCCGCTGATCCAGGCGCTCGCGCCAAGCTGCAAGGCACAGGGTAAGCCGGAAGCTACCGTGCAGCTATACGACAACAACGCGAACTGCATTCAGGCGATTCTCGCGGGCCGCGCCGACACCTACATCAACGACGTGAACACGGTCGATCAGGCGGTGAAGGCGTATCCGGACAAGCTCGAGAAGGCTACCGCGGTGACGCTGCCGTACTTCGTCGGCATCGGAGTGCCGAAGGATAAGCCCGAGTTTCGCGCCGCCGTCATGGCCGCACTGGTCGCGATCCAGAAAGCCGGCACTGAGAAGGAATTGCTGAAGAAGTGGTCGCTTGGCGTCGAGAACGAGGCGACACCGCAGCTGATCGTCTCGAAGTAA
- a CDS encoding molybdopterin cofactor-binding domain-containing protein, producing MTLRSDGTALAQCGLQDIGTGTYTIVAQTVSELTGLPLDKVEVELGSSSFPAGPVSGGSWATASAMSAIAGATREALKRIRQYATADSAAFAGTKPDALQVSNGTLSANGKSVTFADILTSQRLARAEGYFHSDGADMSKYSFRSFGVHFVEVRWDPGISRLRVARVVSAIDVGKVVNPLAARNQVEGGIVMGIGMAMFEAAEFDPRSGLPANNNYAEYVVPVHADQPEIDVILLDYPDYHLSEFGARGIGEIGVTGLAAAVANAVFHATGKRIRSLPITLDKLMDGIPATSV from the coding sequence GTGACACTCCGCTCGGACGGCACGGCGCTTGCGCAATGTGGGCTTCAGGATATCGGCACAGGTACGTACACGATCGTTGCGCAAACCGTCAGCGAGTTGACGGGATTGCCGCTCGACAAAGTGGAAGTGGAGCTTGGCAGTTCTTCGTTTCCTGCTGGGCCGGTGTCGGGCGGTTCGTGGGCGACTGCCAGTGCAATGTCTGCAATTGCTGGCGCCACGCGCGAAGCGCTCAAACGCATCAGGCAGTATGCGACTGCCGACTCTGCTGCATTCGCGGGAACAAAGCCGGATGCGCTGCAGGTCAGCAACGGAACGTTGTCCGCGAACGGAAAATCAGTGACGTTCGCCGATATTCTCACGAGCCAGCGGCTCGCACGGGCGGAGGGATATTTCCACAGCGACGGCGCGGACATGTCGAAATATTCGTTTCGCTCGTTCGGGGTGCATTTCGTCGAGGTGCGCTGGGACCCGGGGATCTCCCGCCTGCGGGTCGCGCGGGTGGTGAGTGCGATCGATGTGGGCAAGGTTGTGAATCCATTGGCGGCGCGCAATCAGGTCGAAGGCGGCATCGTGATGGGTATCGGCATGGCGATGTTCGAGGCTGCGGAATTTGATCCGCGCAGCGGGCTGCCGGCCAATAACAACTATGCCGAGTACGTCGTGCCGGTTCATGCGGACCAGCCTGAAATCGATGTGATCCTGCTCGATTACCCGGACTATCACCTGAGTGAATTCGGTGCACGCGGTATCGGGGAGATTGGCGTGACGGGGCTGGCAGCAGCTGTCGCGAATGCCGTTTTTCATGCGACGGGAAAGCGGATCCGCAGCTTGCCGATTACCCTGGACAAGTTGATGGATGGCATTCCTGCCACATCCGTCTGA
- a CDS encoding XdhC family protein, with translation MQTVDLEVLEAAARWLKTGHRVMLVTVVKTWGSSPRPEGAMLAVRDDGIVVGSVSGGCIEDDLIVRLAASDASQWKAPELVRYGLSAEEAHRFGLPCGGTIELVLEPLGSNSKIENVRTAIQNGQLLLRTLSMTTGVVKLRAATAKDSLSFDGHHLSTVHGPQHRMLVIGAGQLSRYLCQIATGLDYQITVCNPRVEYTSTWDVPGTTLVHTMPDDTVQSMRPDTRSAVMTLTHDPKLDDLALMEALKTPAFYVGALGSRRNNAARRERLKEFDVTEPQLARLRGPAGLYIGSRTPPEIALSILAEVTAARNGVTVPSTMRVGEAKAGAISDDARSRAVPARVSPNSDYFVVDRRQSG, from the coding sequence ATGCAGACAGTCGATCTGGAGGTGCTTGAGGCCGCCGCCCGGTGGCTGAAAACGGGCCACCGCGTGATGCTCGTCACCGTAGTGAAAACGTGGGGTTCGTCGCCTCGTCCCGAGGGCGCCATGCTTGCTGTGCGTGACGATGGCATCGTTGTCGGTTCCGTGTCAGGAGGCTGCATCGAGGACGACCTCATCGTGCGCCTCGCTGCATCTGACGCGTCGCAATGGAAAGCTCCAGAACTGGTCCGTTACGGGCTTAGCGCTGAGGAAGCCCATCGGTTTGGCCTGCCGTGTGGTGGGACCATAGAACTCGTGCTGGAGCCGTTGGGTTCCAACAGCAAGATCGAAAACGTGCGGACTGCGATCCAGAACGGGCAACTTCTGCTGCGCACCTTATCGATGACTACGGGCGTCGTAAAGCTTCGAGCGGCGACGGCAAAGGATAGTCTTTCTTTTGATGGACACCATCTGTCGACTGTGCATGGGCCACAGCACCGGATGCTGGTGATCGGGGCCGGTCAGCTGTCACGCTATCTTTGCCAGATCGCGACCGGCCTCGATTACCAGATTACCGTGTGCAACCCGCGTGTGGAATATACGTCTACTTGGGATGTACCCGGAACCACGCTCGTTCACACCATGCCCGACGATACAGTTCAGAGTATGAGGCCCGACACGCGCTCGGCCGTGATGACACTCACGCACGATCCCAAGCTTGATGATCTCGCGTTGATGGAGGCGCTAAAGACACCGGCGTTTTACGTAGGGGCCCTTGGTTCGCGGCGCAACAACGCGGCTCGCCGTGAAAGGCTGAAGGAGTTTGACGTAACTGAGCCCCAGCTTGCACGTCTGCGAGGGCCTGCGGGCCTCTATATCGGAAGCCGAACGCCTCCCGAAATAGCGTTGTCGATCCTGGCGGAAGTCACTGCTGCCAGGAACGGCGTGACCGTTCCTTCAACTATGCGGGTCGGCGAAGCCAAGGCAGGCGCGATTTCCGACGACGCCCGGTCAAGGGCCGTCCCCGCGCGGGTGTCGCCAAACAGTGATTATTTCGTCGTTGATAGACGCCAATCCGGCTAG
- a CDS encoding SAM-dependent methyltransferase produces the protein MSTWLSLFAILFVVISAASLLVFQAYTGVPSLPSSTSEAADVIALLRQAGLKDRAKIYDLGSGWGTLVVALARAFPAAEVHGIEVSPLPYLVARVRTWNLANVSLIYKDFTKAAPGDADAVTCDLMTDTMRGVGRLPDATLATGTLVVSITFWFRGRTVCATRQAPMRGAVALYQWPTLAAVSPEITSSVASILSTS, from the coding sequence ATGTCGACATGGCTCTCTCTGTTCGCCATCCTTTTTGTAGTGATTTCAGCGGCTTCGCTGCTGGTGTTTCAAGCCTATACAGGCGTGCCATCATTGCCGTCGAGCACTAGTGAAGCCGCGGATGTGATCGCCCTGCTGCGACAAGCCGGGCTAAAGGATCGCGCAAAGATATACGACCTCGGGAGTGGGTGGGGAACCTTGGTCGTAGCCTTGGCGCGAGCATTCCCGGCGGCCGAAGTTCATGGAATTGAAGTGTCGCCGCTTCCGTACCTGGTGGCGCGCGTGAGGACGTGGAATCTCGCAAATGTCTCGCTGATCTACAAGGACTTCACTAAGGCTGCTCCAGGCGATGCAGATGCGGTTACATGCGATCTCATGACAGATACTATGCGCGGTGTCGGCCGCCTGCCCGATGCGACGCTTGCAACTGGCACGCTCGTGGTCTCGATTACTTTCTGGTTCCGGGGGCGCACAGTCTGTGCGACGAGGCAGGCGCCAATGCGTGGCGCTGTGGCCCTGTATCAGTGGCCAACGCTTGCTGCTGTATCTCCTGAAATAACTTCCTCGGTTGCGTCGATTCTTTCGACGTCGTGA
- a CDS encoding cysteine hydrolase family protein, which yields MPPPPELKTVTVTDPGHTALLLLDFDTSTCNSKERPTCDASLPYIANLLSKSREANLMIVYSLTSTGTLAAVPPVIAANGGETVVQSGVDKFFNTELETALKNKGIQTVIVTGTMAHGAVLYTASEAAVRGFKVVVPVDGMSSKDPFGELSTAWILANAPAGVSKNVTLTRSSMIRFSQ from the coding sequence ATGCCCCCGCCTCCAGAGTTGAAGACTGTCACCGTTACCGATCCAGGTCATACCGCGCTATTGCTGCTCGATTTCGACACCAGCACCTGCAACAGCAAAGAGCGTCCCACCTGTGATGCCTCACTGCCTTATATCGCCAATCTGTTGAGCAAGTCGCGCGAGGCGAACCTGATGATCGTCTACAGCCTCACCAGCACGGGCACACTGGCGGCTGTGCCGCCAGTTATCGCAGCCAATGGTGGTGAGACGGTCGTGCAATCCGGCGTGGACAAGTTCTTCAACACCGAGCTTGAAACGGCTCTGAAGAACAAGGGTATTCAAACCGTGATCGTTACCGGCACGATGGCACATGGCGCAGTGTTGTACACCGCCAGCGAAGCGGCGGTGCGCGGCTTCAAGGTAGTGGTCCCAGTTGACGGCATGTCGAGCAAAGACCCGTTCGGCGAACTCTCGACCGCGTGGATTCTCGCCAATGCTCCTGCTGGCGTGAGCAAAAACGTTACGTTGACTCGCTCCAGCATGATCAGGTTTTCACAGTAA
- a CDS encoding GNAT family N-acetyltransferase: MIQICHPALSDAHELLAFEMENRSYFEEWINARPNEYYDAIAVREAIGSAMADAEGDRAYQYFIRLEGTIIGRVNLTTVTRPYFNKATLGYRIGKRFAGLGYASQAVKLAMEIAASELKLSRVEAIVRPQNFASMRVLERNEFVAFGKARRSMYLHGAWHDLVYYERHLGETDEPPAISR, translated from the coding sequence ATGATACAAATCTGCCATCCAGCATTGAGCGATGCGCATGAGCTACTCGCGTTCGAGATGGAGAATCGCTCTTACTTCGAAGAATGGATAAATGCTCGTCCCAACGAGTACTACGACGCCATTGCGGTGCGCGAAGCGATTGGATCAGCTATGGCAGATGCGGAAGGCGATCGAGCTTACCAATACTTCATCCGCCTGGAGGGCACGATTATCGGTAGAGTGAACCTCACTACCGTGACGAGGCCTTATTTCAACAAAGCAACGCTTGGATACCGCATCGGCAAGCGCTTTGCAGGACTAGGCTACGCATCTCAAGCGGTGAAGCTGGCGATGGAGATCGCTGCGAGCGAATTAAAGTTGTCGCGAGTAGAGGCAATTGTCCGGCCACAGAACTTCGCATCGATGCGCGTATTGGAGCGAAACGAGTTCGTGGCATTTGGAAAGGCCAGAAGGAGCATGTACCTCCATGGCGCCTGGCATGATCTGGTCTATTACGAACGACATCTTGGCGAGACAGATGAGCCGCCTGCTATAAGCCGGTAG
- a CDS encoding PilZ domain-containing protein, with protein MGNGMDLRREVRTPMLFPPLLLNKDGRGLARVADLSPHGALLYARSGVFSHGETVSGWLHSPPIDDDEIVLAVGVNVRWVSVDRERGWTRVGCELHRLDQRSLTGLWRLIEKASP; from the coding sequence ATGGGGAACGGAATGGACTTGCGTCGAGAGGTGCGTACCCCGATGTTGTTCCCTCCGCTACTTCTGAATAAAGATGGCCGGGGCCTCGCCCGTGTGGCGGATCTGAGTCCACATGGCGCACTTCTTTATGCAAGGAGCGGCGTTTTTTCGCATGGCGAGACGGTATCAGGGTGGTTGCATTCGCCTCCAATCGACGACGATGAGATAGTCCTTGCCGTCGGTGTCAACGTTCGCTGGGTCTCGGTAGATCGGGAAAGAGGATGGACTCGTGTGGGCTGCGAGTTGCATCGCCTGGATCAACGCTCGCTAACCGGACTCTGGCGGCTGATCGAGAAGGCTTCACCCTAG